From the genome of Diorhabda carinulata isolate Delta chromosome 2, icDioCari1.1, whole genome shotgun sequence:
ATGTATAAGGTATGACAGCGAAAAATTTTAATGCAAGCTTagatttgtaacattttttaggTTGCTCTAATATTAGGAATCGCTGGAGCTTTGCGAagggaggaattatataaaatgcaGTGTAACGAttttaataataccggaaatgtttcaTTTATCACAGTAGCTGATACAAAAACTaatgttcaacgtcgatttactgttattggtgaaatatctgacaatagattaaacttggtaaacatttataaaaaatttaaaaacccACAActcacaaatgtcaaaacagatcatttctttttgcagtataaaaatggaaaatgcaaaacccaagttgtaggtatcatCAATAGCCTTTCAAGAATTCActcgcttatcgcaacatatttgaattcaCCTAATTCAAAAAACTACAATGGGCATAgatttcgacgctcttcggcgtctctattagtggatttaCGTAGGagttacgtagacgactcaaaacaaaaatagattccgcagtgaaaattttaacggcaACAACTAGTTGTAAGTTCGTGAAAGATCGTGaacattgtaaacaattttataaaaataggataatatatttaattcaattattttgttcaatttcaatagctattagaaaaaaataaaaacataattaacttGTAATATTTCCGTTACAAATTGTAGCTACTCGCTTTAGACCAAACGGTAACAAACAAGCTTTGGACCAAATGGTAACAAACAAGCTTTGAACATTCGTACGCACAAAGTAAAATATGTTCCAAGAAACTAAAGGTTTATCTGATCGATCTCATGCTGAAATCACTACACTTGTCCAACGTGCCAGATACAGTGAATTTTAAATCTCCAATAATAGGAATCATGTTCATCCGAAATTTGAGCTGCGATATACCACTTCTTTCGAAAAGCATCGACCATAAATTCCAGGTATTTTAAAATCGatacaaaataaatcgaaattagAATTTTACATACTGAACCCTTCGAACTCTGATTTTTTTTGGGACTTATGCTATTATACGGTTTCATCACCAGCTGTTTCCTGATATGGTAAGCAACAGTAAAGTTTAATACGCTATAACCTAATAAAACCTTAACCCtgagaaaacacaaaaaaatatgaaaatttcaatgaattataaaaagttatctTTTGTTGTCTGTTTTTATGTAGCAATAGCTGaccaatttcatatttaatttgcTAGATTTTACTGTAATATGATATTAACTGCACTGTAATGATAATCGACACCTACGGATCCAATCAACAACCATTTAGAATTACAgtaaacttttaaatatttataaataaaactaaattatgtTGAAAGCTCGAGGCGATGTGAAAGgcttattcaaatttcattttttattgtccaaataataaataaataaatatcaatatataataaaaaaatcagtggTAATACGCAGGAGCAGCTGGTTTCAATAGTGTGTAAGTAGGTTCAGCATGGGCAACTGGAGCAACTACTTTGTAGGTAGGTTGGGTGTAGGCAGCAGGAGCAGCTACTTTGTAGGTAGGTTGGGCGTAGGTAGCAGGAGCAGCTACTTTGTAGGTAGGCTGGGCGTAGGCAGCTACAGGCTTTGCTTGGTATGCGGCTGGTTGCCAGTGTACAGCAGCGTTGAAACCGCTGTGAGCATCAGCTGTATATTCTACGATTCTTTTTGAACCGTCAGCTTCAACGAGGGAGTAACTTCCTTTTACTACGTCACCTTCACGAGTTTCTTGTTGGCTTTTGATGTCACCAGTATGAGGATCTTCAACGGCGTAATTGAATTGATAATGAGCTGGTGCTGAGTAATCTTCAGCGGCAATGGGTTTCTTGTAAACTGGACTGTTGTAAGATGGAGCGGGATATGAAACTGGAGCTGAATATTTGGCGATTGCTGGAGAGGCGTAAGATCCAGACGGTGCTAGTTTGGCATAAGCTGGTGCTTCATATCCTTGTGGAGTGGATACACTGGAGTATGATACTGAAGGAGCATCTGAATAGGCTTGGTGAGGGTTCAACGCAATAGCTTGGATGGGAGCAAGGAATGCGAAGAAACAGATAtactgaaaaaatacaaaattactAATTCTGAATAGATAATTATGAATAAGGTTTCTGCTATAGGTTTTTATATCGATTCAGTATTGCAGCTTGATAATCatcatatatttaaattaacaacTCACATAGCAAACCTacaaaaacgattttatatAATTAGTGTCCTCTACACTTAGTTTATACTTTTACTATCGAAAAGGTGGAATATTTACGGAGAAATATGTTTATCGAATAATGGTAACCAGTTTTGAGAATCATCTTTACCGAGAGAGAAATAGATTGTCTGTGAAAATGTTTAATGGCAGAACTTATGATTCAACCGAAGGAGTTGGAGGAGAAagacaaaatttgttaataggAAACTTGTAACATGAAGCATCATTGTTAGATTGCTGAAAGCTTGTAACTTCTGTAAAAATTCCTGTCGGTGGACTACTcacaaattgtgaaaaaatcatGTGAGTGAATTATTTACAGGTGGAGTGGAAAAATTTCAAGTTCCAAGTATATGGACTTCTACTGTTTtcataaaagtgaaaaaagtgtTATCTGTTATTCAAAGACATATTCCTTCATTGTAAGGAAAAATTTTTGCCAAGTTTCTCCatataaaaacctttttgcCTAGCGTTATTCTTTTCCTAATATCTCATTTTCTGTAGCAATTTCTGCATTTCAGAATaagattttatcaataattcgAAGAAACAGAATTAAATTAGAGAAAAATCAgaataagtgaaaaaacaatgaaataaaaagccTACAAAAAAGATAATAACAACAAGTATGTCAAAAATAGATCCACAAAACACATTAATCAACAATTAACTTACTTTGAAagccattttatttttgagaaacgATTGTACTCAGCTAATGCAAGAAACACAATGATTTGTCAATTGACTGTTTgtctttatatatttaaaaaattgaaaggagTGGTACCTACGTGTTGTGTAAATACTCGAAATCCCTTATGGCATTTTCGGTAGTCTAATTATGAACTTCTATATATTACACGTAATTAAACTATCTGTACCAACTGACATTGATCTAGAAAAGATTATTATATGATCAAGAATGTACTTTTTAAAGAATAGGTAGTACTCATTAACTAATTGGCATTAATATCGAGTGGAAAGTTAAAATGgaacgattttttcaaataataattgaattcagGAGGTTCAGAGACTTCTCTCTATTACAAACAGTTGTAATGCGTTTCCATATAGTtgttgatgaatttttattttcaatgatctcatttcaaaaatattttatttcttttatcaatttgtGACGAAGAATACAAGgttaagttaaaaataaataataaatatatacaaccAAATTGATATAAGGAAAAATGTCGAAGTGCTGTAATATATATAAACTCGGCTTTAAAAAATCACGAGAGGTCAAATCGGGAGATCAGGCAAATCAGTCATGATTGATATGAGGTGTGCTCAATTAATAAAAGACCAATTAATGCgtcacttaaaaaataatagcatCATTAGGAAAAACATCCAGGTGAACATCACACGCGGTCTAATAATTCCCGCTCTGTTACTATCTTGTATGTCTAGAAAATTAGGTCTTGAAGAATTATCCACAGAAGCTCAAGAGCAAAAAAATGTTTGCACGCAGACCGTTGAGCTGATCAAATCTAAGATTCCACGCGAACTgctaaaaataaacttaattaaacaaaattagGTATAAATCCATTCAACGTTTTAGGTGTTGTACCTGTCACCGTTAAAGTATTGAtatcatttaattattaaataacttaaaaaccTTTTAAAATAAGTGTTGGACTATAAAGGGTAATATTCAAACTATGTGTAAACCTTATATTCGATAATGAAAATAAGATGTAAGCTTACAACTGGTTCTTGAGTATTTTAACAACTACTCAGCTTAGGTAGATACTATAGTGATTTTTGTAGCATATTTGCAAGAATTGTTTACAGGGTAGCATCTAGTGAAGGTTGAATAGTATTTGGCTtgttcattaaaattaattttgagattaatagaattaaataatcggtgaaaatattctttataatattcTGATAGGTACGTTGATAGATTTAACtttattgaaaatggaaaaaaacgtcaaaatttcaatttagaagAGCTAGTATAACTTTGTGACTAtatctcttctttttttgagtaaaaattaacaaatctaaaatatataccAAAATATGGTGACAACAAAGTTATTGTggatcattttttataattatttgaatcaaatatcTGTGCAGCTAGTTGTGATTTGCTATTAACTATTAACTATCCATAGCTTGCGTGAAAATTTAACCAAAATAACGCAAATATTTtgtggaaataattatttagtgtCTTAGAAAAGTAGAAAGACAACTTGTAACATACCGACCGGCCAATTGCTATGttcgtcaaatattttttcaattttggtgCAGTAGTCacttaattataaaagaaattaatttcttgttgACCTCCTAGTCTATTCGAAACTTTTGATAGACTACCAGTTTCGATTTCAGAACATCCTTTTTAACTATGGCGCCTACTACAGACAAAAACTTGAGttgaattttagtaaatttatacTAAATTGAGCCAATAGCAGCTTCACTGTCATCAACGGCGACATCTTCAGTTCTTGGACCAAAGTTGAGGGTCGCAATCATCGCGGCTTTTCAGACATATGTTCTTTCTCTAGAATATACCAGTTCCAGTTGTTTTTAGTTTATAATTGCTTAGTATCCGTTGCGCTCTCTTGAATAACAGTTAGTGCgaattttattactattttagtaaatttaatattgtcgaaactatttttgattgcaaaatctttttaatttgtacaatcgtgtctaaaatttgttacaatttgtagacaaaagcatatgaaaataaaaaacaaacctaaaaataactaaatcaagatacaaatataataaaatttaaatatacagtaGGAAATTACAATGAggaacaaaattataggtaataattagtatataagtccatagcaaaactTGAACCAAGATGCAGCATGTCTTTCACGGActaggcactttccagtaaatgtGCCTACAagttattgcgaaatgcgggaaaagatgatatcgatttgatttcaagtggcaagtgattgtgcattttgttgcattgtaaaatattaagcccttaactaattctgaaagTGGAGTAGGTAGGTTAAGGCCGTGCTCCGCGTTCATAAGTGGATAGCCtagcaacgatctttctgaaattcgAGAAGCgtgtttacgaattaggcaaatgtattcaaagatgaataaggaaggaagagtcagaagtTAACACTATAAATGAAGGAAATCATTGAACAATACATGCTATGATTGCAAATACAGTTCTTATAGAAAGTACATGGTGAAAATAAGCTACAGCATAATACGTACTAtgtaaaacaatattaattgaAGAATTAGCTAAAACAACTCCTGTTAATCCTTCtactgtaaataaaaaaataaaacctaagGCTCATAGTGTTGCTGGACTATAATTGATTCTTAAAACATGAAATGTTTTAGTCGGTTCTGCAATAATTATTGTAGCTGATGTAAAATAAGCTCAGATATCTACATCTATTCCTAATGTGAATATATGGtgttttcaaacaataaatccTAATAGACCCATTGCTATTATagcataaattattaaattctttcTAGTTTAACAATATgtccaaaaaaatcaaaagaattgTTCATGGTACCTGCAAGAACTGGTAAagataataaaagaagaatagCTGTAATTGCAACTGTTCAAATAGGTATTGGGTCTATTGATATACCTTCATGTCTTATATCAACTACTGTAGTAATAAAATTGCCTCTAAAATTGATGAGGTTCTTGCTAAATCTAAGCTAAAAGTAGCTAAATCTACTGAAAGATCTCCACAAGCaagtaaagtaaataaaataaaattaattattatttcaaagtcGTTAACAGTTTTTTCgcctttttctttatttatatattaattgtttatttcatcTGCGTTTcagttatatatattttaactaaAGCCAAATATCACTTTCTGAGGACGTGTCTCCAGCCGGAAACATTAACCTTGTTTCAAACAACTTCGTGGACTAACTGTTCCAGAGTCTGTAGGGGTGATTTGATAGTCTTATCCTTATAGAATTTTACACATATTTGACGCATCAACTCAAATATTGACGACAATAGTCTGCAGTTAAGGGAAGCGTAAATGATATGGAAAGAAACCAAAATCTCCAATACGGCGATATCCAAAGTGAATTTTGTTACGCTTGATACCAGTAGACGAATTCACAATAACTGGCACTATATAATAACTAACACttcataatattctgttttcatTAACGTAAAATCGATACAAAAACATACAATATGTGTATTACACGCTTCTCAAAAGTTCGGTACGGTCCATGCGCAAGTTCACGTCTCTTTGTCTGGTGTTGCAATCTAAAATCCAGCTcgatttttgaaattctttatCTAGCAATCGGCATTTCTTGAAAGGTATTTGCGACGTTAAAACTATGTACTTCTAACTAACTATTAACTGGGATTTATATTGTCTGATACGTGAATGGAAAACTTATTTggacaatatattttatataattttcaatatgttcttattgcttttcaaaatttttatatattcattcataCCTATCATAAGGTAATATCATAATATCTGAAATCAAATAGaagtttttcttttgattatcatattttgaacagTCAATGATAATATATCGTGAGTTGAGTTTGATAGATATCACAATGAGTAAGTTGGTTTATTTAATAGGGGGCGAGAGATGTCAAGTGTATATTTGTTGCTCTATTTGTAATCTTGTGAagatcatttgttttatctttatttttgataaagctGGCactatgaattttatttcattcgtTTTAACTCAGTATTATTGCGGTTTTAATCATTTTACCACTATTATATAATTTCACTTCTTAGATAGTCCACAAGATATCTTAAGCTGTAGTTCATCACTTTTATATCTCTATATATCTATCTATATCTATATCATTAGCTGTAGCAGTTTCTATGACTATTTTATCAGCCTTTTCGTTTTCTAATCGCGGTGGCATGTACAAGATAGTTTTGGTGTCTGGTTCTTAGTTGATTTTTGACTGATTGTACATAATGACTCGGTACAAATTgctacattttttctttgtgtttttcAAACTTCAAGGCTTGTTATTCAGTGGACGCATGATCTTATCACTGACAAATAACGAATTTTGCGCAAAATTTATGCCAAACAGTCTACAAACCATAGACTTTGGAATTTCTAGGcgattcattattaaattaatacattATTTACTTTCCCTTGTTTCCAAGAATCAAAAACGGGCTAGCAACGTTGTAATTTGACGACACCGAGGAGCTGTTGTTATGCACTTTTGGGTTTACGTTGGAGCTACGCCATATTCGTTTCTATGATATGCCGATTTTAATGAAGTTTCGACAATAGTTTTGTAGTACACATTGATCAAACCaatcgattgaaaatatttttttaaaaacgatcgattttgaagaaaaaatacttttagattcaaacttttataaaattgttctaatttttttttggcaaaatcacaattttttcataattattttttaaaactgtaaTTTCCATATCTTGAAGAACCATTTGTGTGTAAAATTAATACgtcttcaatttttgtttatggtttttccaaaatttggaaacaaacttttttgataagttttttcatCCTGGATGATAATTCAAAAAACTCTTCACAGATCTATTTAGGGTTTTTTAAAGTAGCTTATAAGTGTCAAAAATTGAGGAACCAGAATTCGcatttgaggatccattttCTTGGACCATATCAAAATATGGTAATTTACATTTAGAGTTTCGTATCTGTTTGATTTgacataataatatttgttaacaTCTCTTCCGAATctgttatttgacattttttatgattatagtTTTCTCTTCctttcttaattatttcttttttttttgctttcccAGTAGCTGTGCATCCAAATTTTTAGCATCACATTTCATATTTTACCAAGTTACCATTCAGTTTTCATGTTATTGTTTATTTGCTTCAACATTTGATATTGATTCTCCCATAGAGCAAccctcaattttttatatatttcaaccAACATCATTTTTTGAGCTTGAGGTGTTACCAATACGTTTGAAATTAGTAAGATCTACTTTATGAATAACTAGGTGAGTAGTATATTTCAGTTCTTAAATGAGATcagatcattttttttctatgttaatTCTTGCATTGTATAGAAAATGAAGAgatctttcaaattttatgccaCAAGACGTTAACTACTATTTGATTGTAGATTGATGGTAGAGATCAATCATATCGTATTTGTTTTGACACGTTCCAAGATATCTTTAGCTTAACGGGATTGATTTATTACGCTTCAAGCCTAAAAAACCTCCAAAATGGTATGGAACTAAGTATTTTGCCGATGACAttgtattcatattttaataaaataaaatcagtgCTATAAGTAGTTGAAATAGAGGTAGATGATGACTGTTTGGACCAGTCAATAAACTTTCGTGAGGTAAATCAAAATGGAAATCACTAGACGAGTGCAGTTTCTGAAAAACTTTCCCACAAAGTGAGAACCAACACCAAATTCAAAAGATCTTCTTTTAATTGATAAACTAGAAAATGACAGTCTTAAAGAAGCATGGTAACCGGTTTTACTGTCATGTTAACGCCGAAATTGTTCAGCAGCTAGATTTGAGTGTTGAATAGGATcttaccatatttttttttattcaaatgactGCTTCACTAATGACATCAATTAAAACATCaatgtataattttgaatacaaaataacGCTAAATAAAGAAACTAGTGAAACGCTTTCGTTGGTTGTTGGTAACTCGAGAATACTGAACCGAAAGAAGAAACTCTTCGCCGGCTGAACACCAACAAGAAAAAGTATCGAAAGAAGGGGAAATTATTTTAGTCCAATCCCAGGaagaattaatttgattttaattataacatGAAGCGGATTTATCATTTAGTCATAATAATGATTTCTAGGAAAAATTGAACAATGAAAATGAGTAACtaacgattattttttatagtgaaATGAGTCATTCATATAATGGTTTATGAGATTTGTACTAACTACcgtaatatttgaatattaacgACCAAAATTACTGATTGAAATCGAGAAACTTTTTTATGGAACACTGCATTAAAATTGCGAGTTTTGTTCATGCTATAAACATTTGCgttctttgtatttttcatcaaaaatttctttgagTATCTTTGTTTGTATCGCTGCGCCACTATCTCAATAACTTGGAAGGGAGAACTGCCCAACATCGTTAATACTGAACATATTATTTACTACTATCAccacatcaacactcacaattaaacCAACTGACCCGCTTGTCGGTGaccaagctatcgtcttcagagaacgTGGAAAAACTTTCtcatggttaggttaggtcatattgtccaaaatgatcaatgcattaattgatttaaataaccttagtgtaatctatgcatatcttttatattttgaaaaaattatataaaagaaataacacAATTTAAAACTGCTGGAATcttaattaataattgtgaataaGTTTCATTATCAATATACCtttatacacatttttatattttacttgaccataatttcagttccAAACGATGAATACGTAAATATTCGAAAGCTGGGAATATAtcagagttagtacactttagTGTTTAAGCTTGCCACATTCCCACTACGTTTATTGCAGGAAGTCGATATTGTGAATGGTGCTTGTTGATAATCTCAACAAAATATAGTCTAAATGCTGTGTTAttacataatgaaaatttaaaatcatctGTACGAGTTGTCCGTTAAAAGTCAATGAAAGAAAATGGCAGATAAGAGGTGAGCTTAGTTTATACTTCAGAGAGGACTCACGGCATATTGCTGTTTACTTTGTATGCTGCTCAATAATGTAGTGAATGAACAAGCACTAGGTGAGGTAAATTTGGCCAAAAAGCTGTGAATTTCTACTGAAATCTCAAAATCCTTTTGCCTCCACTTCCCATTAAACCTATACTAATAAAAATCTTTATGAAGGTTTCGAGAAAAAGAGGTGAATAATTTAAACACCTAAAACAAGCATTTTGTGAGTTGAGTGACGCCAAGGCAGGGGAGggtatttttattgggccaAAAATTAGGAAGCTGCTGGgcgatattaattttatagaaaagctTACCATGCCGGAAGCTAAAGCTTGCAATTCATTCGCTTGGCctctaaaaataattcaaaattccCATTTCTCATTGAGCTTTTGGAAGCTGTCAGCGACTAAAAGGTTCCATAAAGTTATCAGAACAAAGGAACTTCGGTGACCCAGCTGTGATTGGTGATAACTGTTAATTTTTAACACGTATAATATGACCCCTCCAAAAGggtattttagaatttttatgaGTGAGATCAATATCATTTATAAAGATATAGTCGGTAGACAACGTTAGAAAATCTGGTTTTTCCAATGTAAAAAAGAACGTCTCGTATTTTTGGTCATTTTCGTATTTAGATTCATTCTACTACAGTGTGCTATTTAGCTTTatgttaaaagaaaatttcgtcTACAAGTGAATTATCAGTCTCTCTggtatattttcataattacattttcagaattattttattaaacttattcCACGAACCGGTCTACTCCCATCCACTGTTTACCATCCTCATGCCCAGAGGTCGGTCCACTTCGATGGCATTGCCTTTTTCTGTAGTTTCACGAGCGTTCATCGCGAATCAACTCACCTGGGTGCACCGACGTGTGATATAGCATTTGTCATCCGTGTAACTCACCTGTGAACGGAGATTGTGTTTTGTTTCGCGACTCCGGACTCCCCTTTTAGTTAGAAACGATTTTTTATGTGGTTTGTAAGTGCCGGAGTGTAACTCCGGAAACGTTCATTGATAAAACTTAAGGTCATCGTTTGTTTATCGTACGTTATGGTTTTGTCAGTTTACTAAAAGTTTTTAggtgaaaactttttttttgtggaCTTCTGTTAGttctattttcagtttttatggATTGAATTTAGAGTGAGTAAGCCATAgattgatattattataaagtaaTTTACCATTTGAACATAGAACAAATGTATGTAGCAACTTTGTTCAAATGGTTGAAATAAGTGCTTCAAATAAGTAATCACGGTTTTAATTACTAATATTTCATTCTTCCTCTCATTTGTATTATACAAATTTCCTCTAATAGTCTTTATAAATGGGTggagtaaaaaaatgtattacttgAGAAACAATTGGGTATTTGAGAAGGTTTGCCGACATTGTGTACCTGTACTATGTGCTCTACATATTTCACTCACGATTAAAAAACTAAAGTATTTGTAAACTCTATCAACTATGAATTATTAATCTTAGCCGTGAGTAGTAAGTTTATAGCTTTATAAAAAcccattattaattttttaatcagaAGCTGTACTGCAGGATGCAATCCTTGTCATCATAAATTTCTGATATCATCCACTACTTTGTTGATTATGGATCTAGTGGACTAAGCTGTTGTTTAGCtcaaaaaatctgattatttGGATTCAGAATTCTACTGCCACATCGTTAATCTTGAAACATTTGATATAGTATTCTTACAATCCTGTACGTCTTGCATATCGATGTGAATGGATTGAATactgtaataatttttctcttttaatagttttcttttctgttGAATTTTCTGCAGCcccttttatatattatataatatgattattatattgTCGTTGATATTTGATGATTGTGCGTTCGCGGTGCTTGGAGAATGGAGAAGCGAAATTTCGAGCTACGCGTAGCGATCAAATTTGGTATCTGGATAGTATTGAAAGTATTTGCTCAAATGTTTCTTTGACATAAAATTGTTAAGGAGAAACGTGGAAGACAAAGTCTGAGGAAAGAAACCGGTCGAGTTTCGCATTGACATGAACCCGTAGCGTTCACACTAAAAAACCTTTCGGAAGAGCAAAAACAATAACATTGGTAGAAGACTGCTTGGAACTGGTAGAAACATCCTACGCTATATTTCAAGACCCACAAAAGCTCGCATGAGCAAGTTGAGAAGTTCGAAGTACTTAATATACTTCGAAAAATGGTCAATAGAGTGCCGTCAAACATCATGAATAAGTGGATGTTGTAACATGATAAAGCACTTGTCATTATGTGTTAAATGTGTTGTTCTGTTGCTTCtggaaaatttcagttttactCCTTATTTACCGGATCTATTGCTGTGCGATTTCTTTATctttcctaaaataaaaaaaatgaacatggAAAGCAAAAATCGCTGGATTTAGTATTTCAGTTCGGAAGGGAATTACTTTGAAGGGGATTATTTAccgagaaattttataataaataattttcccaGAATTTTGAGGTGTGgataggaaaaaaaaataaaaaaatatatttagaataaaaaataggaaaaaatgatttttgtagtttttcttcgaaataaatcttttcattatattttttccaaggTACACCTCTTGCAGTACGGAAAAACTGTTTCTTATGTAAAGTATACAAAAATGTACGATGTGTTTTGGAAAATACTATAAgagatcaaaaataatttcaaaaacatcaagaaaattcagaaggggatagatttttaaaaatagatgtGTTGCTCGTGAACAATTAGAGAGagaaaaatactttattgtgAGGATTGATTGATAGCTTCTTTAACTTCCTCTTCAGAAATAGCTTTCATTATGAtacttttgtaaatatttagtaGAACCTTGAGGATATTTTAATCctcgattattttataaaaacataaaaaaatatgaaaagtaattaatTCTATTAGATTTTCGAAATGTGG
Proteins encoded in this window:
- the LOC130903708 gene encoding cuticle protein 7-like gives rise to the protein MTNAISHVGAPRISNFVFFQYICFFAFLAPIQAIALNPHQAYSDAPSVSYSSVSTPQGYEAPAYAKLAPSGSYASPAIAKYSAPVSYPAPSYNSPVYKKPIAAEDYSAPAHYQFNYAVEDPHTGDIKSQQETREGDVVKGSYSLVEADGSKRIVEYTADAHSGFNAAVHWQPAAYQAKPVAAYAQPTYKVAAPATYAQPTYKVAAPAAYTQPTYKVVAPVAHAEPTYTLLKPAAPAYYH